The Mycolicibacterium doricum genome includes a region encoding these proteins:
- a CDS encoding GTPase, which translates to MSLVERLAALSSVAVLGAGRLPEEVLAEVHDLDGRAGTRLRLSGEHTVVALAGATGSGKSSLFNAIAGAPLAQVGIRRPTTSATQAVVFGPSPATELLDWLEIRNRQGGDGSATPQLGGLVLLDLPDHDSVEAAHRAEVDRLIRLVDAFVWVLDPQKYADAVLHDEYLRPLAPHREVMVVVLNQADRLPLPDLASCMHDLHRLLADDGLIGVPVLATSAVKPEGASELHEFLVCTVADHRARTARVSADLDAMAARLTPLVPARRSEPALGDAARQLRSALAGAAGVPTVVDAVGRAHTRRGLVATGWPPVRWLPKLRPDPLRRLGLDAPDTQEILRRTSMPSGSAAARAGVDSAVRALADTASDGLPAPWPRIMRQAARSQADTVPDALDRAVGGADLGMARPPRWWRLVGVLQWLFVAVAVAGGGWLGALAVLAYLQIDLDTPSLGPFALPTVLLLGGLALGLVLRVLVRPFVAVGAARRRRKVASELHRRVDGVAEELVLAPLRTELMRYAQLSTAVHAISR; encoded by the coding sequence ATGAGCCTCGTCGAACGGCTGGCCGCGTTGTCGTCGGTGGCGGTGTTGGGTGCCGGCCGGCTGCCCGAGGAGGTGCTGGCCGAGGTCCACGACCTCGACGGGCGCGCCGGGACCCGACTGCGACTGTCCGGCGAGCACACCGTCGTGGCGTTGGCCGGGGCCACCGGAAGCGGGAAGTCCTCGTTGTTCAACGCGATCGCAGGGGCGCCACTGGCGCAGGTGGGAATCCGGCGGCCGACCACATCGGCCACGCAGGCCGTCGTCTTCGGACCGTCACCTGCCACCGAACTCCTCGACTGGCTCGAGATCCGCAACCGTCAGGGCGGCGACGGCTCCGCCACTCCACAGCTTGGGGGTCTGGTGTTGCTCGACCTGCCCGACCACGACTCCGTCGAGGCTGCACACCGCGCGGAAGTCGACCGGCTGATTCGACTCGTCGACGCGTTCGTCTGGGTGCTCGATCCACAGAAGTACGCCGACGCCGTGCTGCACGACGAATATCTGCGTCCCCTGGCGCCGCACCGCGAGGTCATGGTCGTCGTCCTCAACCAGGCCGACCGACTGCCCCTCCCCGATCTGGCGTCGTGCATGCACGATCTGCACCGGCTACTCGCCGACGACGGCCTGATCGGCGTGCCGGTACTCGCCACCTCGGCCGTGAAACCCGAGGGAGCCTCGGAGTTGCACGAATTCCTGGTCTGCACCGTGGCCGATCACCGGGCCCGCACGGCACGCGTGAGCGCCGATCTCGACGCGATGGCCGCCCGGCTCACGCCGCTGGTCCCGGCGCGGCGCTCCGAACCCGCGCTCGGCGACGCCGCACGGCAGCTGCGCAGCGCCCTCGCCGGTGCCGCGGGAGTGCCGACGGTGGTAGACGCCGTCGGCCGGGCCCACACCCGTCGGGGCCTGGTCGCGACGGGATGGCCACCGGTGCGCTGGCTCCCCAAGTTGCGCCCGGATCCGTTGCGCCGTCTGGGTTTGGATGCGCCCGACACCCAAGAGATCCTGCGGCGGACGTCGATGCCCTCGGGTTCGGCCGCTGCGCGCGCCGGAGTCGACAGTGCGGTGCGGGCGCTGGCCGACACCGCGTCCGACGGGCTGCCCGCGCCGTGGCCGCGGATCATGCGGCAGGCCGCGAGATCACAGGCCGATACGGTCCCCGACGCCCTCGACAGGGCGGTGGGCGGGGCCGATCTGGGGATGGCCCGGCCACCGCGATGGTGGCGGCTGGTCGGGGTGCTGCAATGGCTTTTCGTCGCGGTGGCCGTCGCGGGAGGTGGGTGGCTGGGTGCGCTCGCCGTCTTGGCGTACCTGCAGATCGACCTCGACACTCCTTCGCTCGGTCCGTTCGCGCTGCCGACGGTTCTGCTCCTGGGCGGGCTCGCCCTCGGACTCGTGCTGCGAGTTCTCGTGCGGCCCTTCGTGGCGGTGGGCGCGGCGAGACGGCGGCGGAAGGTGGCATCCGAACTGCACCGACGGGTCGACGGGGTAGCCGAGGAGCTGGTGTTGGCGCCGTTGCGCACCGAGCTCATGCGCTACGCGCAGCTCTCGACAGCCGTGCACGCGATCAGCCGCTGA
- a CDS encoding dynamin family protein: protein MTAATDLLDAVAALGAALERTTFPLPTPSAWPADRDRRQLTGQLSDYLIPRLRSIDAPLLAVVGGSTGAGKSTLINSLVGADVSQSGVLRPTTRGPVIVCHPTDLQWFTDDRILPQLPRSAGPDGLRLAPHPGIGPGLALLDAPDIDSVVSSNRELASTLLAAADLWIFLTTAARYADAVPWQMLHTARDRGTAIAVVLDRCPPEAVHDVAGHLSDMLTAGGLNGAPLFVIAEQPLRNGRLKEKSIVPIRSWLGGLTADAEQRASVVRYTLDGALRSLPPRTYALAGAADEQGDVRAQLTSCVRSSYDGALTRVDEAIRDGAMLRGEVLARWQDVVGTGELLRRLESRVGRTRDRMVAAVTGRSTPVEELGSALESGIATVVRAAVEDAAEAAYACWARHQAGALLLHDELARPEPGLHEAVERLVRDWEGFVLELVRTEGASKRSGARLASYGVNGAGLVVMLAVFSQTAGLTGAEIAVAGGTTVAGQKVLEAIFGEQAVRGLARQARDELLTRVGQLLSEDSGRYHRVLGSATSVVSGEDLRAAANRIAAVLQ from the coding sequence ATGACGGCGGCCACGGATCTCCTCGACGCGGTGGCCGCCCTGGGCGCGGCTCTCGAGCGCACGACGTTCCCCCTTCCCACGCCGTCGGCGTGGCCGGCGGACCGCGACCGCCGGCAGCTGACCGGTCAGCTCTCGGATTATCTGATCCCGCGGCTGCGCAGCATCGACGCACCCTTACTCGCAGTGGTCGGGGGCTCGACCGGTGCGGGCAAGTCCACGTTGATCAACTCACTCGTCGGCGCGGACGTCAGCCAGTCGGGTGTTCTGCGTCCGACGACCCGTGGCCCGGTGATCGTCTGCCATCCGACGGATCTGCAGTGGTTCACCGACGACCGGATCTTGCCGCAGCTGCCGCGTTCGGCCGGCCCCGACGGGCTGCGGTTGGCGCCCCACCCGGGCATCGGACCGGGCCTCGCGCTGCTCGACGCCCCCGACATCGACAGCGTGGTGAGCAGCAATCGGGAGCTGGCGTCCACGTTGTTGGCCGCCGCCGATCTCTGGATCTTCCTCACCACCGCGGCTCGCTACGCCGATGCCGTGCCCTGGCAGATGCTGCACACCGCGCGTGACCGCGGCACCGCGATCGCCGTCGTGCTGGACCGCTGCCCGCCGGAGGCCGTGCACGACGTCGCGGGTCATCTGTCGGACATGCTCACCGCGGGCGGGCTGAACGGGGCTCCGCTGTTCGTCATCGCCGAGCAGCCGCTGCGCAACGGGCGACTGAAGGAGAAATCGATCGTGCCGATCCGCTCCTGGCTCGGTGGCCTGACCGCGGACGCCGAACAACGGGCGTCGGTGGTGCGCTACACGCTCGACGGCGCGCTGCGCAGCCTCCCGCCGCGGACCTACGCGCTCGCCGGGGCCGCCGACGAACAGGGCGACGTCCGCGCTCAGTTGACATCGTGTGTGCGGTCGTCCTACGACGGCGCGCTGACCCGGGTCGACGAGGCGATCCGCGACGGCGCGATGCTGCGCGGCGAGGTCCTGGCTCGGTGGCAGGACGTGGTGGGCACCGGTGAGCTCCTGCGACGACTGGAATCCCGTGTCGGCCGCACCCGCGACCGGATGGTCGCGGCGGTCACCGGGCGCTCGACCCCGGTGGAGGAGTTGGGGTCGGCGTTGGAGAGCGGCATCGCCACGGTCGTGCGTGCCGCGGTGGAGGACGCCGCCGAGGCCGCCTATGCCTGTTGGGCCCGCCACCAGGCCGGCGCACTGCTGCTCCACGACGAGTTGGCCAGGCCCGAACCAGGATTGCACGAGGCCGTCGAGCGGCTGGTCCGCGATTGGGAGGGGTTCGTCCTCGAGCTGGTCCGCACCGAGGGTGCGTCGAAGCGCTCCGGTGCCCGGTTGGCCTCCTACGGGGTCAACGGCGCGGGGCTCGTCGTGATGCTCGCCGTGTTCAGCCAGACGGCCGGGTTGACCGGGGCCGAGATCGCGGTCGCCGGTGGGACGACGGTGGCCGGTCAGAAGGTGCTGGAGGCGATCTTCGGTGAGCAGGCGGTGCGCGGCCTGGCTCGTCAAGCCCGAGACGAGCTCCTCACCCGGGTCGGACAGCTGCTGAGCGAGGATTCCGGCCGGTACCATCGGGTCCTGGGATCGGCGACGTCGGTGGTGAGCGGTGAGGACCTGCGGGCGGCCGCGAACCGCATTGCCGCGGTGCTGCAATGA
- a CDS encoding FAD-binding and (Fe-S)-binding domain-containing protein, protein MNDRGAPEPTTDIATAPGVLADLSAVGIDVDTSTRRRAEYSFDASNYRLQPLGVIFPRSADEVVHAVRVCAEHGVPVTSRGGGTSLAGNAIGRGLILEFSRHMNAVASVDEIQRTAKVQPGIVLTELQRHVQGATDGRLTFAPDPSSKSRVTVGGALGNDACGNHSVRYGRTSDHVVALDLVTAAGYRLTATSDGLCATDPADGQAAEAAAHIAAELRALTEEHLLDFRRELARFPRQVSGYHLANLLPENGFDVARALVGSEGTCAVIVGATVSLVPVAPSAMLLCLGYRNLVDAARDNALILRYSPAAVEGIDSSIVDTMRRLRGSDSVTGLPQGDAWLYVDIDGDDHAQVQARAAELVAELQSAARLVEARVVADPAERAALWRVREDGAGLSARMVDGGESWPGWEDSAVAPDRLADYLVEIKALLAEFGLTGVMYGHFGAGCMHVRIDFDQRTTQGREVMSRFIRRAAELCVQFGGSMSGEHGDGRARSELLPLMYSPATMAAFSRFKQIWDPRGNLNPGSIVDPEPLLGNLSLAGIEPRNWPTSFDLTPAHDVPVAPFVHAVQGCIGVGRCRASSGGVMCPSFRATGDEKDSTRGRARALQEMVRNSPTVAEGWRSEDVKESLDLCLSCKACSTDCPVGVDMATYKSEFLDHYYSGRRRPMSHYSLGWLPTWLALATWTAPLVNPLTRGRIGRMAARIGGLTPHRTMPAFASARQIRREVAAAGTGSDVVLLADTFTRGFRPEVIGAAARVLADAGMSAECRTDACCGLTWISTGQLKKAKKHLAKAAEALDDGTDRPIVVLEPSCAAALRKDLPELVPTDAARRVAGRVRTFPQLVVEWAEKGWRPEHPVPDEVTVQTHCHEYSVFGAATQRKALEVLGVNQIREATGCCGLAGNFGFEPDHYDVSMKVAEQGLIPALHDTSAGAAVLTDGFSCHLQVRQLDIDRSSQHLAQLLDPLGDH, encoded by the coding sequence ATGAACGACCGCGGCGCCCCCGAACCAACGACAGACATCGCCACGGCCCCTGGCGTCCTGGCCGATCTGAGCGCTGTGGGCATCGACGTCGACACCTCGACCCGGCGGAGAGCGGAATACTCGTTCGACGCGTCGAACTACCGCCTCCAACCGCTCGGCGTGATCTTCCCGCGTTCGGCCGACGAGGTGGTTCACGCGGTGCGGGTGTGCGCCGAACACGGTGTTCCGGTGACCAGTCGCGGTGGCGGCACGTCCCTGGCCGGTAACGCGATCGGCCGCGGTCTGATCCTCGAGTTCTCCCGCCACATGAACGCGGTGGCGTCCGTCGACGAAATCCAACGCACCGCAAAGGTGCAGCCGGGCATCGTCCTGACCGAATTGCAGCGGCACGTGCAGGGCGCAACCGACGGCCGGCTGACGTTTGCCCCCGACCCGTCGAGCAAGTCCAGGGTCACAGTCGGCGGCGCTCTCGGAAACGATGCGTGCGGCAATCACTCGGTGCGTTACGGCCGCACGTCCGACCACGTCGTCGCCCTCGACCTGGTCACCGCGGCCGGTTACCGCCTCACCGCCACGAGCGACGGGCTGTGCGCCACCGACCCAGCCGATGGCCAGGCCGCTGAGGCGGCCGCGCACATCGCCGCCGAGCTTCGCGCACTGACCGAGGAACACCTCCTGGATTTCCGGCGCGAGCTGGCCCGCTTCCCCCGCCAGGTCTCGGGGTACCACCTCGCCAACCTGCTGCCAGAGAACGGCTTCGACGTGGCGCGCGCGCTGGTCGGTAGTGAGGGCACGTGTGCGGTGATCGTCGGTGCCACGGTGTCGCTCGTACCGGTGGCGCCGTCCGCCATGTTGTTGTGCCTGGGCTACCGGAATCTGGTCGACGCGGCGCGGGACAACGCGCTGATCCTGCGCTACTCCCCTGCCGCCGTCGAAGGAATCGACTCGTCGATCGTCGACACGATGCGCCGTCTGCGCGGGTCCGATTCGGTCACGGGCCTTCCACAAGGCGACGCATGGCTGTACGTCGACATCGACGGCGACGATCACGCGCAGGTTCAGGCGCGCGCCGCGGAACTGGTCGCCGAGTTGCAGTCCGCCGCGCGGCTGGTCGAGGCACGAGTCGTGGCTGATCCTGCCGAACGCGCCGCGCTGTGGCGGGTGCGCGAAGACGGCGCCGGACTGTCGGCGCGAATGGTCGACGGCGGCGAGTCGTGGCCCGGGTGGGAGGACTCCGCCGTCGCCCCTGATCGACTCGCCGACTACCTGGTCGAGATCAAGGCACTGCTCGCCGAGTTCGGGCTCACCGGTGTCATGTACGGGCACTTCGGCGCCGGCTGTATGCACGTCCGCATCGACTTCGATCAGCGAACCACACAGGGCCGGGAGGTCATGTCGCGGTTCATCCGCCGAGCGGCCGAGCTGTGCGTACAGTTCGGCGGTTCCATGTCCGGTGAGCACGGCGACGGCCGTGCGCGCTCGGAACTGCTGCCGCTGATGTACAGCCCGGCCACCATGGCGGCCTTCTCCCGGTTCAAGCAGATCTGGGATCCCCGCGGCAATCTGAATCCCGGATCGATCGTCGACCCGGAACCGCTGCTGGGCAACCTCTCCCTCGCCGGAATCGAACCGCGCAACTGGCCGACGTCATTCGACCTCACCCCCGCGCATGACGTCCCGGTCGCACCATTTGTCCATGCAGTTCAGGGCTGCATCGGAGTGGGACGCTGCCGCGCGTCGAGCGGTGGGGTGATGTGTCCCAGCTTCCGGGCCACGGGCGACGAGAAGGACTCCACCCGCGGACGTGCACGTGCCCTGCAGGAGATGGTGCGCAACTCACCGACGGTCGCCGAAGGCTGGCGGTCTGAGGACGTCAAGGAATCGCTCGATCTGTGCCTGTCGTGCAAGGCCTGCTCCACCGACTGCCCGGTGGGCGTCGACATGGCGACCTACAAGTCAGAGTTCCTCGACCACTACTACAGCGGCCGCCGGAGGCCGATGTCGCACTATTCGCTCGGATGGCTACCCACATGGCTCGCACTGGCCACCTGGACGGCGCCGCTGGTCAATCCGCTCACAAGGGGCCGGATAGGACGGATGGCGGCGCGCATCGGCGGTCTCACCCCGCACCGCACCATGCCGGCGTTCGCCTCCGCCAGGCAGATCCGCCGGGAGGTGGCGGCCGCCGGCACCGGGAGTGACGTCGTCCTACTGGCCGACACCTTCACCCGGGGCTTTCGCCCGGAGGTAATCGGGGCCGCAGCGCGGGTACTGGCAGACGCCGGGATGTCCGCGGAGTGCCGCACGGACGCCTGCTGCGGGCTGACCTGGATCTCCACCGGCCAACTCAAGAAGGCCAAGAAGCATCTCGCGAAGGCTGCCGAGGCGCTCGACGACGGAACCGACCGGCCGATCGTCGTCCTCGAACCCAGTTGTGCCGCAGCGTTGCGTAAAGACCTGCCGGAGCTGGTCCCCACGGACGCCGCACGCCGGGTCGCCGGTCGGGTCCGCACGTTCCCCCAGCTCGTTGTCGAATGGGCTGAGAAGGGGTGGCGGCCAGAGCATCCGGTTCCCGACGAGGTGACCGTTCAGACGCACTGCCATGAGTACTCGGTGTTCGGCGCCGCCACGCAACGGAAGGCCCTCGAGGTGCTCGGAGTGAACCAGATCCGTGAGGCCACCGGTTGTTGCGGTCTGGCAGGCAATTTCGGGTTCGAACCGGATCACTACGACGTCAGCATGAAAGTCGCCGAGCAAGGCCTCATCCCGGCTCTACACGACACTTCCGCCGGCGCGGCGGTCCTGACCGATGGATTCAGCTGCCACCTGCAGGTGCGGCAGTTGGACATCGATCGGTCATCACAGCACCTTGCGCAACTGCTCGACCCATTAGGCGATCACTGA
- a CDS encoding NADPH:quinone oxidoreductase family protein has translation MRAVQIAQLDGPGSVRVVDVDEPDGTDQVLIDVYAAGVAFPDALLTRGLYQYKPDLPFTPGAEIAGVVRNAPAGSGLSPGDRVAGLTMLSGGMAQVVALAPDQVFRLPEAVSFEAGAGLLFNDLTVHCALRTRGRLAQGETVLVHGAAGGIGTSALRLAPAFGAGRTIAVVSTEEKVAVAQAAGADDVVLADGFKDAVKELTGGRGVDVVVDPVGGDRFTDSLRSLAPGGRLLVIGFTGGDIPTVKVNRLLLNNVDVVGVGWGGWTFAHPGYVREQWAELEPLFAAGAVSAPRPDVYPLDRAAEAIAALENRTARGKVVIALR, from the coding sequence ATGCGCGCGGTTCAGATTGCCCAGTTGGACGGTCCCGGTTCGGTACGGGTCGTCGATGTCGACGAGCCCGACGGCACCGATCAGGTGCTGATCGATGTGTACGCCGCGGGGGTCGCGTTCCCCGACGCCCTGCTCACCCGTGGGCTCTATCAGTACAAGCCGGACCTACCGTTCACGCCGGGTGCTGAGATCGCCGGCGTGGTGCGCAACGCACCTGCCGGTTCGGGGCTGTCGCCCGGTGACCGAGTGGCGGGTCTGACGATGCTGTCCGGCGGTATGGCGCAAGTCGTTGCGTTGGCACCCGATCAGGTGTTCCGGCTGCCCGAGGCGGTGTCCTTCGAAGCCGGGGCGGGCCTGTTGTTCAACGATCTGACCGTGCACTGCGCACTGCGCACCCGCGGTCGGTTGGCCCAGGGCGAAACCGTCCTCGTCCACGGCGCTGCGGGCGGGATCGGCACCTCGGCATTGCGTTTGGCTCCGGCCTTCGGCGCCGGACGCACCATCGCCGTGGTCAGCACCGAGGAGAAGGTCGCGGTGGCGCAGGCGGCCGGCGCCGATGACGTCGTGTTGGCCGACGGTTTCAAAGACGCGGTCAAGGAACTGACCGGTGGCCGGGGTGTCGACGTCGTGGTCGATCCCGTCGGCGGCGACCGGTTCACCGACTCACTGCGTTCACTGGCCCCCGGCGGACGCCTGCTGGTGATCGGTTTCACCGGCGGCGACATCCCCACCGTGAAGGTGAACCGACTGCTGCTCAACAACGTCGATGTGGTCGGAGTCGGTTGGGGTGGGTGGACTTTCGCGCATCCCGGCTACGTGCGCGAGCAGTGGGCCGAACTCGAGCCGTTGTTTGCCGCCGGTGCGGTGTCCGCGCCGCGGCCTGACGTCTACCCGCTCGACCGTGCAGCCGAAGCCATTGCCGCACTGGAGAATCGGACCGCCAGAGGCAAGGTCGTCATCGCGCTGCGGTGA
- a CDS encoding alpha/beta fold hydrolase has protein sequence MSRARSTTQFAAAQALPPSRVVQVRSVDGVRLHTEVFGPEDAPPIVLSHGITCAIRVWAYQIADLARDHRVIAFDHRGHGRSGVPPRRGNYSLDYLAADLDAVLDATVAPDERAVVAGHSMGGIAITSWAERFPERVARRAAGVALINTTTGDLVRDVQFLPVPQRLSAQRVRAAETIVKAFGAAPLLAAAQRPSRRLVSQLAVGRAADPAVAAFVFELFAGTPAAGRGGWARVLVESLGPRHIGLENLNVPTLVIGSDKDRLLPITSAKRIAQTVPNLAAFLELTGGHCAILEHPDEVNGALRNLVESVATPRRATS, from the coding sequence GTGAGTAGGGCAAGATCAACGACCCAATTCGCTGCCGCGCAGGCACTGCCGCCGAGCCGGGTGGTCCAGGTGCGTTCAGTCGACGGGGTGCGGCTACACACCGAGGTCTTCGGGCCAGAAGACGCTCCACCAATCGTGCTTTCACACGGCATCACGTGCGCGATCCGGGTGTGGGCCTATCAGATCGCCGACCTCGCGCGCGATCACCGGGTCATCGCCTTCGACCATCGCGGACACGGGCGCAGCGGAGTGCCGCCGCGGCGCGGCAACTACAGCCTCGATTACCTTGCCGCCGACCTCGACGCGGTGCTCGACGCGACCGTCGCGCCCGACGAGCGGGCGGTGGTGGCGGGTCATTCGATGGGCGGTATCGCCATCACCAGTTGGGCCGAGCGTTTCCCCGAGCGGGTGGCGCGGCGCGCGGCAGGCGTCGCGCTGATCAACACGACTACCGGAGACCTGGTTCGCGACGTCCAGTTCCTCCCCGTGCCGCAGCGGCTGTCGGCGCAGCGGGTGCGGGCCGCAGAAACCATCGTGAAGGCCTTCGGCGCGGCGCCCCTGCTGGCCGCGGCTCAGCGGCCGAGTCGCCGCTTGGTCTCCCAGCTGGCCGTCGGTCGTGCCGCTGACCCCGCGGTCGCCGCGTTCGTGTTCGAGCTGTTCGCCGGTACCCCGGCTGCAGGCCGCGGCGGCTGGGCGCGGGTCCTGGTGGAGTCGCTGGGGCCGCGCCACATCGGCCTGGAGAACCTCAACGTGCCGACGCTCGTCATCGGCAGCGACAAGGACCGCCTGCTGCCGATCACGTCGGCAAAACGGATCGCCCAGACCGTGCCCAACCTTGCGGCCTTCCTCGAGCTGACCGGCGGGCACTGCGCCATCCTCGAACACCCCGACGAAGTCAACGGAGCGCTGCGAAACCTGGTGGAGTCGGTGGCCACACCGCGCCGCGCGACGTCGTGA
- a CDS encoding flavin-containing monooxygenase, with protein MSSVDAGHTDVLIIGAGISGIGAAYRLQEKNPGLTYTVLERRARIGGTWDLFRYPGIRSDSDIFTLSFPFERWTRPENIADGADIREYLTATARKHGIDSHIRFNTHVLAADWDSATDTWTVRTEQDGQARTYRSRFLFFGTGYYNYDEPYRPEFPGIEKFTGEVVHPQHWPETLDFAGKKVVVIGSGATAVSMVPALAREAGRVTMLQRSPTYVLSSPRINPVVQAIRKVFPARLAFHLVRFYNLAFVVSTYALSRKTPGLVRRFIRHQAAKTLPAGYPVDVHFNPHYDPWDQRMCLSLDDDLYSAIAEGRAEVVTDHIDTFDENGVVLRSGEHIDADVIVTATGLQLQALGGVALSIDGAEVKPQDRFVFKEHMLEDVPNLAWCVGYINASWTLRADLTARAFARLVAFMDDHGYTHAYPHLGDKPMAEKPAWNINAGYVQRAPHALPKSGTQRPWNVRHNYVLDAIDHRFDRIEESMVFGRVPASQRVISA; from the coding sequence ATGAGCAGCGTCGATGCTGGTCACACCGATGTCCTGATCATCGGGGCGGGGATTTCGGGGATAGGCGCGGCCTACCGCCTGCAGGAGAAGAATCCGGGGCTGACGTACACGGTCCTCGAGCGCCGGGCGCGCATCGGCGGCACCTGGGACCTGTTCCGCTACCCGGGCATCCGCTCGGACAGCGACATCTTCACGCTGAGCTTCCCGTTCGAGCGGTGGACCAGACCCGAGAACATCGCCGACGGCGCCGACATCCGCGAGTACCTCACCGCGACCGCCCGCAAGCACGGTATCGACTCCCACATTCGGTTCAACACCCATGTGCTGGCAGCCGACTGGGATTCGGCCACCGACACCTGGACGGTGCGCACCGAGCAGGACGGCCAGGCGCGGACCTACCGCAGCCGGTTCCTGTTCTTCGGCACCGGCTACTACAACTACGACGAGCCCTATCGACCCGAGTTCCCCGGGATCGAAAAGTTCACCGGCGAGGTGGTGCACCCACAGCACTGGCCGGAAACCCTGGACTTCGCGGGGAAGAAGGTCGTGGTGATAGGCAGCGGTGCCACCGCGGTGAGCATGGTTCCGGCGTTGGCGCGTGAGGCCGGCCGCGTCACGATGTTGCAGCGCTCGCCGACCTATGTGCTTTCCTCGCCGCGGATCAACCCGGTGGTGCAGGCCATCCGAAAGGTTTTCCCGGCCCGGCTGGCCTTTCACCTCGTGCGGTTCTACAACCTGGCGTTCGTGGTCTCCACGTACGCGCTGTCGCGAAAGACCCCCGGCCTGGTGCGGCGGTTCATCCGCCACCAGGCGGCCAAGACGCTGCCGGCGGGCTATCCGGTCGACGTGCACTTCAACCCGCACTACGACCCGTGGGACCAGCGGATGTGCCTGAGCCTCGACGACGACCTGTACTCGGCGATCGCGGAGGGGCGGGCCGAAGTCGTCACCGACCACATCGACACGTTCGATGAGAACGGCGTCGTGCTGCGGTCCGGTGAGCACATCGATGCCGACGTGATCGTCACCGCCACGGGACTGCAATTGCAGGCCCTCGGTGGGGTGGCGCTGAGCATCGACGGTGCGGAGGTCAAACCGCAGGACCGGTTCGTGTTCAAGGAGCACATGCTCGAAGACGTGCCCAACCTGGCGTGGTGTGTGGGGTACATCAACGCGTCGTGGACGTTGCGTGCCGACCTGACCGCGCGAGCCTTCGCCCGACTGGTCGCGTTCATGGACGACCACGGCTACACCCACGCCTACCCGCACCTGGGAGACAAGCCGATGGCCGAGAAGCCGGCGTGGAACATCAACGCCGGCTACGTCCAGCGAGCGCCGCACGCACTGCCGAAATCCGGCACCCAGCGGCCGTGGAATGTGCGGCACAACTACGTCCTCGACGCCATCGACCACCGTTTCGACCGGATCGAGGAATCGATGGTGTTCGGCCGCGTCCCAGCCTCACAACGGGTGATTTCGGCGTAG
- a CDS encoding enoyl-CoA hydratase — translation MTSLVQVADIDHVRLLTMNRPEARNALSRDLIRELYTALSKADDDESVHAVVLTGADPAFCAGVDLKEAARDGTEYFAELKSQSCIARVAQMRTPVIGAVNGAVFTGGLEMALGCDFLIASQRAVFADTHAGVGILPAGGMTARLPQVVGAAMARRLSMTGEVVDAERAAQIGLVTEVVAHDKLLDRAIELAAQIAELPAATMTGLKEIYTRGTDPVISAALAAEQDIVGAQARDFSELSTRFDDVSARNRSQIAAD, via the coding sequence ATGACCTCCCTCGTTCAGGTGGCCGACATCGACCACGTCCGCCTGCTCACCATGAACCGGCCGGAGGCGCGAAATGCTCTCAGCCGCGACCTGATCCGGGAGCTGTACACGGCGCTGTCCAAGGCGGACGACGACGAGTCGGTGCACGCCGTGGTACTCACCGGAGCGGACCCGGCGTTCTGCGCCGGGGTGGACCTCAAGGAGGCCGCCCGCGACGGCACAGAATACTTCGCCGAGCTCAAGTCGCAGAGCTGCATCGCCCGGGTCGCGCAGATGCGCACACCGGTCATCGGGGCGGTCAACGGTGCCGTGTTCACCGGCGGGTTGGAGATGGCGCTGGGCTGCGACTTCCTGATCGCCTCGCAGCGCGCCGTGTTCGCCGACACCCACGCCGGCGTCGGCATACTGCCCGCCGGCGGGATGACCGCGCGGCTGCCGCAGGTGGTCGGCGCCGCGATGGCGCGGCGGCTGTCGATGACCGGCGAGGTGGTCGACGCCGAGCGGGCCGCGCAGATCGGCCTGGTGACCGAGGTGGTAGCCCACGACAAGCTACTCGACCGCGCGATCGAATTGGCCGCCCAGATCGCCGAATTACCCGCAGCCACCATGACGGGACTCAAGGAGATCTACACCCGCGGCACCGACCCCGTCATCTCCGCCGCCCTCGCGGCCGAACAGGACATCGTGGGTGCGCAGGCCCGCGACTTCTCCGAACTCAGCACACGATTCGACGACGTGTCCGCGCGCAACCGCTCTCAGATCGCGGCCGACTGA